In one window of Chelmon rostratus isolate fCheRos1 chromosome 19, fCheRos1.pri, whole genome shotgun sequence DNA:
- the pmchl gene encoding pro-melanin-concentrating hormone, like, with the protein MRRSLIFAAALWFNCYALTVSLPMGKAEDSSLEQDIFTSPLSDEVTENSLGEADLATVGKPRGPRVIVVADPSLWRDLRELHNGLSLYKRRADDHSQVNEHRGASQDLSIPILRRDTMRCMVGRVYRPCWEV; encoded by the coding sequence ATGAGACGGTCACTAATCTTCGCCGCAGCACTCTGGTTCAACTGCTATGCGCTGACGGTGTCATTACCCATGGGCAAGGCTGAAGACAGCTCCTTGGAGCAGGATATTTTCACCTCGCCGCTGAGTGACGAggtgacagaaaacagcctCGGCGAAGCAGATCTGGCCACTGTGGGCAAACCCAGAGGGCCGCGGGTAATCGTGGTCGCCGATCCGAGCCTGTGGAGGGACCTGCGGGAGCTGCACAACGGGCTGTCCCTCTACAAACGGAGAGCTGACGACCACAGCCAGGTCAACGAGCACAGAGGTGCCAGCCAGGACCTGAGCATCCCCATCCTGAGGAGGGACACGATGAGGTGCATGGTGGGACGGGTGTACCGGCCGTGCTGGGAAGTCTAG